The genome window GAAAGAAGAATTTAAAAATAGAAAAGGGTATAAAATCCCCCTCTCCGCCCTGTAGGTCGCGTTTTCTCCCCCTCTCCCCATTCCTCCCTCCCCGGGAGGCCTTTTTAATTATTAATAAAATCAGGAGAAGGAAATGAGAATAGCAGGAATTCAAAAATTCTCTCTAATAGACTTTCCTGGAAAACTATCTGCTGTTTTGTTTGTTCAGGGATGCAATTTCAGATGTGGATACTGTCATAACAGGGAGCTGGTTTTGCCAGAATATTTTTCTTCTACGATACCAGAAGAAGAAGTTTTCCAGTTTCTCAAAAACAGAGTAGGAAAACTGCAGGGTGTTGTAATTACAGGTGGAGAACCTACAATTTTTACTGACCTTATTCAGTTTATAAAGAAAATAAAATCTCTGGGATTTAGCGTCAAGCTTGATACTAACGGTTCAAATCCTGAAGTTTTAAAAGAAATAATAGAAAATAAGCTTGTAGATTACATAGCAATGGATATAAAAGCTCCTATTGGCAGATACAAGGAAATCACTGGCGTAGAGACTGATACAGAAAAAATTTTAAGCTCTGTGGAACTTATCAAAAATTCAGGAATTGATTATGAGTTTAGAACAACGCTTATAAAGGATTTTCATTCCTTAAAAGAAATCCTACAAATATGTCAGATTATAAAAGGTTGTAAAAAATATGTCTTACAGAACTTTAATTCTTCATCATCTCTGGTATCCCAGGAATATGAGAAAAAATCTGGATTTTTACAAGAAGAAATTAAAAACTTAAAAAATCAGCTAAAAAAATCCTGTCCTAATGTCGCTATAAGGAATTAATTGTGGCAAGTTTATAGGCCAGTTTAACAGCTTCCACAAAAGATGATGGGTCTGCGATATTTTTACCTGCAATATCAAATCCTGTTCCGTGGTCTGGAGATGTGCGGATAAAAGGAAGTCCCAGTGTAATATTAATTGCTTTTTTGAAACATAAAAGCTTTAGAGGAATTAACCCCTGGTCATGATACATGGCAAAATATGCATCAAATTCATCTCTGCGGTTAAAAGCTGTATCTGCTGATAAAGCACCTACAATATCAAAGCCTTCTTTCCTGAGAGTATCTATTGCTGGCTGGATAATTTCTATTTCTTCTGTTCCTATATTCCCACCATCTCCAGCATGGGGATTAAGTCCCAGAACAGCTATTTTAGGGGAGTTTATTCTGAATTTATTTTTTAGTTCTCTGTCCAGTAGTTTTATTTTTGAGATTATATTTTCTTTTTTTATTGCTTTTGGAACATCTTTTAGAGGAATATGGGTTGTTGCCAGTGCAACCTTCAATTCATCGCACATAAGCATCATGATGTAATTTTTTACACCTGAAACATGGGCAAGATAATCTGTATGCCCTGCAAATCTAAAGCCTGCTTCCATAACATACTGTTTTGATATTGGAAGCGTAACAAGGACATCAGCTTTTTTTCTAAGTATATCTTTTACTGCGTTTTCAAGAAATAAAATAGCTGCCTTACCCGTTTCTATACTGGGTTTTCCCGGCTGGAAATCTTTGTCATAAATATTTATCAGGAAAAATCCTTGTGAGTTAGCTTCTTCAGGAGAGGATATTAGAGCATACTCAAAACTTTGACCTGTTATTTCTTTAGCCTTTTCAATGGCTTTTTGACTTCCGTAAATGATGTAGGAAGCTTCAGGTAGTTTTTTACTACCTTTTACTAAAATTTCAGGTGAAATACCGGCAGGGTCGCCAAGGGAGATTGCTATCTTTACCATACAATTACTTTGTTTGCCTTTTCAATAATATCTATTATTTCTGTGTATTCAAGGAGTTTGTCTTCAGGAATTCTTATATTTCTTGCGAGGGCATCCTCTTTGCAGGCAGCCCAGTTATCTATATAAGGCACCCTTAAAACTGCATCCTGGATAAGAATAATCATATCATCATCTTCAAGCATATCAGCTTCTGGAAAATCAGCAGGTCTTTTTATTATCCACAGATTATTCACCATGTTATCACCACCTCAGCTTCTTTGACTATTTCACAGATGTCATCTTTTGGTATTACCTGAACTTCCACCGGCCAGTTTTTTGGTTTAATTCCCCTTTCTCTTATAGCTTCTTCTTCAGCTATAATACTGGCTTCCATCATACCAAGGGCTTCCATAGATTTATCAATAGGCTCTATCCCTATCATCTGCGGTTTCCAGTCTGTAAGTGTGTAAACACCATCTTTAAGGAATATTACCGATAAGGAATGTTCCATTGATAATCCTACTGACTGTCTAAGGGCTTCAAAGGCTTTCCAGCTAAAAGGATTTGATTTTATTATTACAACTACTTTTTTCTTCGCCATTTTTTCACCATCAGGAGAGCATTATCACTTTATCTGCTTCTGTGATTAGTTTAGAAAGACCATACATACTGCTACTTTCTGCCCATTCCTCAGGCTTAATCTTCCTCTGCTCTGCATTATGGGCACAGTAGTAAACCTGAGCCCCTTTATCTACAAGCTCTTTTATCTCAGGGCGAACTATTGAATAAATACCATTACCCATAAAGAATATTCTTGTTTTATGATTTCTTTCCAGAGACGCAGTAGCAAGCTTAACTGCCGTATTAAAATCATGTGAATAGGGATTACTTGCCATTATTATTAACAAGTTCATTTTACCTTCCTTATAATAACTTCCCAGAGATTATCGTCTATCTGGTTTATTTCAAGAACTTCCTGACCTTCTTCTCTCATACTTTTTGGCACATTTTCTACAGAAGGTTTATAGTCAAGGATAACCCTGAGAACCTGTCCAGGCTCCATCTGTTCCATTATTAGCTTACTTTTTACAAAAGTAAATGGACAAACTTCACCTTTTAAATCCAGCTCTCTATCAACCTTTATCTCAGACATCTTTCCTCCTTAAAAATGAATATCACAGGCCTGGTCATATTCAATAAGTTCTTTAATCGTTGGATTTTCACCACAGAGAGGACATTTTTTATCCTTTCTTAATTTAACAATATTAAATTCTGTTGTCAGGGCATCAAAAACAAGTAGTTTACCAACAAGTGGCTCACCTATTTCCAGAATTAGCTTAAGAGCTTCATTTGCCTGCAGTGTTCCCATTATTCCACCTACTACACCAAGAAGACCTGCTTCCTGACATGAAGGAACAAGTCCCGGAGGTGGAGGTTCAGGGAAAAGACATCTATAACATGGTGAGTTTTCCTTATCTCTATAATCAAATGTTGTTAGCTGCCCTTCAAATCTCAGTATTGCTGCCGATACAAGAGGTTTTCCAAGGAAATAACAGGCATCATTTACAAGAAATCTTGTTGGAAAGTTATCTGAACCATCAAGGACAACATCATAGTCCTTGATAATATCCATTACATTGCCTTTGTGAATTCTTTCGTTATATGCAATTACATTAACATCTGGATTTAATGCCTCAAGGGTCATTTTTGCTGATTCTACTTTTGGTTTACCTACCCTTTCTGTGTTATGGAGTATCTGTCTCTGGAGATTTGAAAAATCAACAACATCAAAATCAACTATTCCTATTGTTCCAACTCCTGCTGCTGCAAGATAGTATAAAGCCGGTGAACCTAATCCACCTGCTCCAACAACCAGAACTTTAGATTGGAGGAGTTTTTGCTGACCTTTTCCTCCAACTTCAGGAAGTATTATATGCCTGCTGTATCTTTTTATTTGTTCCTCAGTAAACTGAAATGACATTCAACCACCTCGCAAAAGGGATATATGTAGAAATATATAAGGCTATATGATATATCAACTTATTTAAAAATTCAATTAATCTTAAATCCCGCAGAACCTTAAAAAAACTGTGTTTTTTCATAGTATCTACTAACAATAAAAAGTTTATAATAGTTTTAGTGAGAAAAATTTTAACGAGGTAAAAGGATAAATGGAAAATATTGATTGGCTGTGTATTAACACAATCAGAGTTCTATCATTAGACCAAATTCAAACAGCAAAATCAGGACACCCTGGAATGCCCCTTGGTGCATCGCCTATGGCTTATGTTCTGTGGGATAAGTTTCTGAGACATAATCCCAAAAACCCCAACTGGTTCAACAGGGACAGATTTATTTTATCAGCCGGACATGCATCTGCAATGCTTTATTCATTACTTCATCTTTATGGATATGATTTACCTCTGGAGGAGCTAAAAAGATTTAGGCAGTGGGGAAGCAAAACCCCGGGACATCCTGAATATGGACACACTCCCGGTGTGGAAGCAACTACAGGTCCTCTTGGACAGGGATTTGGAATGGGTGTTGGAATGGCAATTGCTGAGTGTTTCCTTGCAAACTACTTCAACAGGGAAGGATTTAATATAATTGACCATTACACTTATGCTATTGTTTCTGATGGAGATTTAATGGAAGGCATCTCCTCTGAAGCAGCTGCACTGGCAGGTAGATTGAAACTTGGAAAACTCATATACCTGTATGATGACAACCATATTACTATAGATGGTCCTACAGATATTACATGGAATGAAGATATAGAGCTTAGATTTAAAGCCCATGGCTGGCATGTGATTACTGTTCCAGATGGAGAAGATTTAGATGCAATTTATGGGGCAATTAAGGCAGCTCAGGACGAAAAAGAAAAACCTTCTTTAATCAGGATAAAAACCCATATAGGCTGGCACTCGCCTAAACAGGACAATCCTGCAGTTCACGGGGCACCTTTATCTGAAGAAGAAGCAAAAGCCACCAAAAAGGCTTTAGGATTTCCTGAAGATAAGATGTTTTACATTCCCCAAGAGGCATTAAATCATTTTAGAAAAGCTATAGACAGGGGAAGAGAGTTAGAAGAGCAATGGAACAAAATGTTTGAAGAATACAAAAAAGCCTATCCTGAACTGGCAGCTGAGTTTGAAAGATTTATAAAAGGAGAACTTCCTGAAGGCTGGGATGAGGAACTACCAGTTTATACAGATACATCTAAAAAAATAGCCACAAGGTCTGCCTCTGGAGAAACCTTAAATGCCCTTGCAGATAAAATTCCTAATATAATAGGCGGTTCTGCAGACCTTGCCTCATCTAATAAGGTTGTTTTAAAAGGCAAAGGTGAATTTTATTGTGATACTCCTTCAGGGAGAAATATTCACTTCGGTATTAGAGAACATGCTATGGGAGCTGCTGTCAATGGAATGGCTCTCCATGGTGGACTAATTCCTTTTGGTGCAACATTCTTCGTGTTTTCTGATTATATGAGGGCATCTGTAAGACTTGCTGCATTAATGGGTGTTCATTCTATATTTGTTTACACCCACGATAGTATTGGTGTAGGTGAAGATGGTCCAACACACCAGCCAATAGAACACCTCATGAGTTTCAGGGTAATGCCAGACCTTACGGTTATAAGACCTGCTGATGCCAACGAAACCGTTGAGGCATGGAAGATTGCAATAAGAGAGAAAAAACCGGTTGTTCTGGTTTTAACAAGACAAAATGTCCCTGTTTTAGACCCTCAAAAATATGACATAAAAAATGGTGTTCAGAAAGGAGCCTATATACTGGAAGATGATGATAATCCGGATATTATCCTAATCGGGACAGGTTCTGAAGTTCATGTATGCCTTGGAGCTGCTGAGATACTAAGAAAAGAAGGCAAAAAAGTCAGAGTTGTTTCTATGCCTTCATGGGAGTTATTCTTCAAACAATCGGAAGAATACAGAAAATCTATCCTTCCTTCAGGAACACCAAAACTGGCTGTTGAAGCTGGCTCATCTCTTGGATGGAAAGAGATTGTCGGAGAAAATGGAGCAGTGGTCGGTATGGAAAGTTTTGGTGCATCAGCCCCTGGTAATGTCCTTATGGAAAAATTTGGATTTACACCTGAAAATGTTGCAAATAAAGCAAAAGAGTTGCTGGGAGAGTAATCTCTCCCGGCTTTTAATAATCTATAATTAATGAAGTGAGAAAAGTTGTATCTGTTTTTTTAACATCCGGAGAAGGAGTATTATTTTGGTAGGCTATTCTGTAGCCTATTCCTAATGATAAATGGGAATTAATTTTAACCTGAATTCCTGTATCAGAGTTTATAAAATAGGTTTTTGTATCCTCTAAATTCACCCTATATTTAAATTCTTCAATAAATTTCAAATTATCCAAAATGTACCATGTGTAATCTATTTCTACTGTTCCAGTGGTATAGTCATTACTTCCACCAGTTTTAAAATCCTCAAATGTATAACCTATAGAAGTAAGTCCTTTTAGATAATGCTTTTTAGTCTTAATAACATCATAACCCAAACCACCTGACCAGGTTGTTTGATAATTATAACCGGAGAATTTATCCCTCAGATAATCACCCTGCAAAAATACAAATAATCTATCTCCCAAAAGCCTTTCCCACCTACCTAAAAGATAAAGTTTATTAGTATTTTCCTTATTATTTGTCTTTCCATAGAAAAATTCTCCTTTGCCAAAAAAACGATTGAGTTTAAACTCTTTTTTTAGCTGTATTTTTGTCGCAAATGTTTCTGTATTAGAATTTCCAGAAGTTTTAACATAAGAAAGTTCCCCATGCAAAACATAAGAATTTGTGGATACTGCAAATACCGATATAGGCAATCCTAATATTATTAAAAAAGTTCTTTTGAACATTCTTAACGCTCCAAAAACAAATATCTTCCCATCCTATAAAAAATGAAAAAAATTTTCAATCTTTATATAATAATTGCAAAATATTTGCATTAGCAATAAGGAGGGTCAGAATGAAAAAAGTTTTAATATCAGCACTACTTTCATTTCCAGCCTTTGCCTATCAGCTGGACAATATAAAGATTGAAGCTGGATACGGTACAAAATCAGAAATTTCTCAGATAACCTCCCCTGTAAATGTGATAACAGGAGAGGAGATAAATGAAAAACATCCATTTGATTTTAAAGATACTATTTTCAACAGAAATGGCTTTGCTTTCAGCTCAAATGGTGGATTTGGTCAGACAGTTTCTATATACCTGTGGGGGACACATCCTAAAAGAACGGTTTTATATATTGATGGAATTAGAGCAAATGATTTTACAACCCCAAACCAATCAGCCGCTTATGAACTTTTTATGATGGATGATATTCAGAGGATAGAAATAGTGAAAGGTATCCAGTCCGGTGTATGGGGTGCTGATGCTGTAGGTGGAGTGATTAATATTGTCACTCAAAAACCTGAAAAGGGTTTTCATCTGAAAACCTCTGGGCTTATAGGTGATTACAACACAAAAAAAGCAGGGATAACTCTTTCCTATGCCAATGAAAAAATAGATATGCTTTTAGGCTATCACTGGTTTAAAACCTCTGGATTTTCAGCTGCAGAACCTTTGAATAAAAGATGGGACGAGGCAGGCTACGAAAGAGACCCATACAGAAATGAAACTGTTAACTTTAAAATGGGCTGGAATATTACTCCAAAAGATAGAGTTGAAGCTGTTGTAAAAAATATTGATGCAGTTATACATTATGATGCTGCAGCTGCCGTTGATGCAAAGGATTACGATGACCCGTTCGCTTTTGGAATTTCTGAATATTTTAATCACTACAGCCAGAAATTCTATAAGTTGCAGTATGACAAAAAGTTCAAAAATAATCATCTAACTCTTTTATTTGCCAAATCCAAGTTCAGCAGAACTCAATATGGGGGATATGAGGGTGAATACAGAGAATATACAATTAAAGATAAATTCAACTACTCCTTTGGATTTGTAAAATTCGGATTTTCCAGACAGAATTTTATTCAAAGTAAAGATGGGTATTCCATACCAAAACTTTCCAGATACCATAACAATGGTTATTATCTAACAAACCTTTCAAAGATTAATAGATTTTATCTTTCCCAGTCTATTAGACATGACAGTTATTCTGTCTTCAAAGACAAAACCACATGGAAGTTAGGGGCAAAATATCTGTTTAACAAAGATTTATACGTATCGGCAAACTGGGGGACAGGATACAACGTGCCTACAATAGACCAGCTTTTTAATCCTTACTGGGGAAATGAAAATCTAAAGCCAGAAAATTCTATACAATGGGACATTGGGGCAGGATATAAAGGATTTAGCGTAAGCTACTTCAAGTTTTCTATAAGGGATATGATTGATTATGATTTTGCCACAAGTAAATACCAAAACATTCCTGGTAAAACTAAAATAAAAGGAATTGATGCTTCATATTCGAGATACATTAATCTTTTAAATACATTTTTAAGACTAAACTATACCTATTTAGACTCTAAAGACCCAAAAACAGGAAAAAGACTTGCAAGAAGACCATTACATCAGATTGGTTTTGATGTTATCTGGTATCCGACCGAAGCTGTAAATATAGGATTTACAGGGTTATATGTTGATAAAAGGAAAGATGCATATGGAGAAAATATCGGCTACTACACAGTTATAAATGCCTTTGCTAACTTTAATATAAACAAATATCTGCTTGCCTATGTAAAGTTGGATAATATAACAGACAAGTTTTATCAGACTGTTGCAGGTTATGCCACACCAGATAGAAGTTTATATGCAGGTATACAGCTAAAATGGTGATAGATGAGAATAACCCGTTTATATCCAAGGAGATACTTCTGGTATAAGTTCGTTAATTCACTTTTTACAGGTCTTTCAATAGGTTCAATATTCACAATATATGCTCCTTTAAAGCCCTCTATCTACTCGGTAGGGGGCGTTTTACTTGCTCTTGGAATGCTAATAGTTGCTAAATTTTATGAAAAATTAATGAACCTGAAAATATTTTTCTTAATTTCTATACTTGTTGAAATTGTTATCTTATTTATGGTTGGTTATTTTCTAATAAAACCTTACACCTACACAACTGCTTTATTGGTTTATGCCGGTTATCAGCTTACTTTTGTTTTTGGTTCTTATCTGGTAAGAACTGAAACAATTTTTTTAAAAAAGAAAAAATTTTTATCCCTTGTTGATATTTATAAACAGGCTGGATATTTATCTGGACTGGTAATTTCTTTTATTTTTTATCGTAGCCTGGAATATTTTCTTGGGATTACAACAAATCAGGATAAGGTCTATTATCTGCATTTTATTCTGTTGTTTGTTGAAATATTGATAATTATCCTTTTAATCAGGTCCTTTAGAATAAGAAGAATTTAAGATTTCTTCTTTTCTGCTCTTTTTATGAGATAGGCAAGAATAGCTGTTGCAACAACTCCAAATGCACTAATAAATAAAATTATCAACATATAATATGTCTCAACACTCATTATTTTTACCTCCCAAATACAGCAAATAATATAAATCCAAAAACTGCAATATACAAAAGTTTAGCTGTCAATTTCTCTTTAACAAGAGGTTGCAGAAACGCAAATATAACAAATGCAATAGCAAGATTAATAAACCCTTTTCCTAACTCATTAGCTATATTTTTAAAACCTTCCATAAATTAATTATAACCCAATAAATTAACCTGACAATGAAAAAAGGCAGAGACTAAAGGATTTCTTTGAGAGGGTCTATATGTTTGTAGAAAGTATATTTTTCCTGATAGTTTTGAAGCAGGTCTAAAGCGTCTGGGATAAATTTGATAAGGTCTGTAGCTTTCATACTTTCTTTATTGATGTATTGAGAGGCTATATCTCCTGAAAGTCCATGGAGATAAACCCCTGTTTTTGTTCCTTCTTCTGCTCCAAGCCTATAAACCATTGTTCCCAGAATTCCTGCAAGGACATCTCCTGTGCCTGCTGTTGCCATTCCCTCATTTCCACGGATTGAGTAATAAACTTTACCTTCTGGGGTTGAGATTACTGTCCGTGAGCCTTTAAGAACTACATACGTTTTGGTTTCTGTGGAAAACTCTCTAACTACATCTTCCATATTGTCCAGTATTTCCTTTGTTGAAATCCCTGTTAATCTGGACATTTCACCAATATGTGGTGTTAGCACCGTTGGGTATTTTCTTTTTTGCAGAAGTTTTTTAAATCCATCTATTATTGCAAGATTATTTAGTCCGTCAGCATCAATAACAACAGGCATTTTTTCTTTTAAAATTCTTTCCACAACCTGCATTGTATACTGATTTATAGACATTCCCATACCAATAGCTATAGATGTAAATTTGCCGTTTTTAATGATTTGCTTAATCTGGTCAGCAGCTTTTTTTCCGAATGTTCCATCTTTGCTGTCAACAGGGATACTCATCTCTTCTATTAAGGCTGTTTCAAATATACTGTCAAGCTCCTCAGGAATTACTACAGAAACAAGTCCTGAACCAGCTGCAGTTGCAGATTTTGCAGCCATAATAGGTGCACCTGTTTTACCTTTTGAACCGCCAATCACAAGCAGATGACCATAGGTATACTTATGACTGTTTTTCTTTCTTTCAGGTAAAACAAGCTCTACAGGTTCAAGCAGATATCTATGGATTTCCTTTAAATACTGGTGGTCTATAGATATATCAACCACATAAACATCTCCACAAAACTCACAGGCAGGATATAAAACATGGGCAACCTTGGGATAAGCAAAGGTTATGGTTATATCTGCTTTTGTGTGAACCCCTTCTATATTTCCTGTATCTGTTGACAATCCTGATGGTATATCAACGGCAACCACATAGCTGGCATAGTTATTTATGATTTCTATTGCCTTTTCCCTGTAACCTTTTACAGGTGGTTTAAATCCAGTGCCAAAAATAGCATCAACCACTATATCAGCAGACTTTATTGCATTTCTGAGTTTTCCTAATTTATCTTTTCCTATAAGACTAACCTGACCGCCGAAGGTTTCAAATATTTCAAGATTTTTTCTATTATCTTCTGATAATTTTTTGGTGGTATCTGAAAGTATAAAAACTTTCACATCTTTGCCGGCAAGAAGCAGATAACGGGCTATTACAAGCCCATCTCCACCATTATTCCCACTTCCTGCAACAACAACAGCAGAGTTGAAATCCTTTTTTTCAAGGATTATTTGGGCTGCCGTTCTACCGGCATTCTCCATTAAAACAAGTGATGGAATTCCGGTCAGCTTTATTGTGTTTTCGTCTGCAAAAGCCATTTCGCTGGCTTTTAATAACTTCATTCCTGAATATGCTCCTTCACAAATTCATAGAGAGCTTCCACTGCTTCAATAATATCTCCATACATATCATAATCATAACATATAGAAACACTACAACCATCTGACATTGCCATTTCTTCCAGCTCTATGATTTGCTCTATCCAGTCTGGAAATTTTACGGTAGTTTTTTGTTCTATTAACTCAATCAGATTTCTGATTGAACCTACCTTTTCAATCTCAAGACCATAGCTTAGGCCAAGTGCTTTTAGTAGTGCTCTTGTGGCATTTTGAAGATGAAAAAAAACAAGTCCATCATCACAAAAATCAATTTCCAAGAGTTCGTGGGCTTCATTTAATTCCTTTTCTCCTGTTTTAAAAAGCTCCTCCCTCATAGCTGGAACCTCAAATCTGACAGATTTTTTAATGTATTATCAAAAGGATAAAATCCAAGCAGCCTTAAAATCAAGGTATATGTTCCCTCTTCTCCAATAATATTGAATATGTCCTGATGGGAAGCCTTTACTGTGTAAAGGTCTGCAATATATTTGTATGGATTTTGCTGGGAAATATTATCAAGTGTTTTACTAAATAAATGATAGAAGAATTCTCCCTCATTTGATTTTATCAAGGCCAGCCAGCCTATAAGCTCATCTTCGGAAATCTGTTTCGTGAAATATTTTGCAAACAGTTCTTTTAAGCGGTTGTCATCATCATTTTCTTTTGGGGTTTCAAGGAATTCTTCATATCTTTGTGTAAAATATAAATAATCTGCTTTAAAGTTGTTGTCCTCTCCGTAATAGATATTTATAGGCTTGTCCAGAGTTTTTTTATTTAAATAGCCTTTTGAAATATACGGATATCTGAATAGCTTTTTAAGAAATAGCTTCATACTTCCTACAAACTCACCTGTGCTGAAACCTTCATCTTGAGCCTGTCTGAACAGCTCAAACAGGTAGTATATGATATCATCCCCGTTGTAATATCTAACCAGTAAAACAGGATTAACATTTTCTATTCCAAGAAGCCAGAATATTGATTCTATTTTTTCAAATGTATCAACATCCTGCCGACGTAAACTTTCCTCAAAAACATTTTTCT of Persephonella sp. IF05-L8 contains these proteins:
- a CDS encoding bifunctional ADP-dependent NAD(P)H-hydrate dehydratase/NAD(P)H-hydrate epimerase, which codes for MKLLKASEMAFADENTIKLTGIPSLVLMENAGRTAAQIILEKKDFNSAVVVAGSGNNGGDGLVIARYLLLAGKDVKVFILSDTTKKLSEDNRKNLEIFETFGGQVSLIGKDKLGKLRNAIKSADIVVDAIFGTGFKPPVKGYREKAIEIINNYASYVVAVDIPSGLSTDTGNIEGVHTKADITITFAYPKVAHVLYPACEFCGDVYVVDISIDHQYLKEIHRYLLEPVELVLPERKKNSHKYTYGHLLVIGGSKGKTGAPIMAAKSATAAGSGLVSVVIPEELDSIFETALIEEMSIPVDSKDGTFGKKAADQIKQIIKNGKFTSIAIGMGMSINQYTMQVVERILKEKMPVVIDADGLNNLAIIDGFKKLLQKRKYPTVLTPHIGEMSRLTGISTKEILDNMEDVVREFSTETKTYVVLKGSRTVISTPEGKVYYSIRGNEGMATAGTGDVLAGILGTMVYRLGAEEGTKTGVYLHGLSGDIASQYINKESMKATDLIKFIPDALDLLQNYQEKYTFYKHIDPLKEIL
- a CDS encoding HEPN domain-containing protein, with translation MREELFKTGEKELNEAHELLEIDFCDDGLVFFHLQNATRALLKALGLSYGLEIEKVGSIRNLIELIEQKTTVKFPDWIEQIIELEEMAMSDGCSVSICYDYDMYGDIIEAVEALYEFVKEHIQE